A region of Lycium barbarum isolate Lr01 chromosome 3, ASM1917538v2, whole genome shotgun sequence DNA encodes the following proteins:
- the LOC132630090 gene encoding lipid phosphate phosphatase gamma — MSQHPLKAVTLTHVRYQKGDQLGHFLAWVSLVPVFVSLGGFISHFIFRRELQGMLFAIGLIISQFINEIIKKSVQQDRPETCALLEMCDSHGWPSSHSQYMFFFAVYVTLLSYRKLGLICRNQMLIVILLVWPMAILTMYSRVYLGYHTVAQVFAGAALGTVLGGGWFWIVNNVLSGFFPAIEESALGRFLYVKDTSHIPNVLRFEYENARSARKHPSYKRAD, encoded by the coding sequence ATGTCTCAACATCCATTGAAAGCAGTAACACTTACCCATGTTAGATACCAAAAAGGTGATCAATTAGGCCATTTTTTAGCATGGGTTTCATTAGTTCCTGTATTTGTAAGTCTTGGTGGTTTCATATCTCATTTTATTTTTCGTAGAGAACTTCAAGGTATGTTGTTTGCAATTGGTCTTATTATTTCTCAGTTCATTAATGAAATAATCAAGAAGTCAGTTCAACAAGATAGACCTGAAACTTGTGCACTTCTTGAAATGTGTGATTCACATGGTTGGCCTTCAAGTCATTCACAATACATGTTCTTTTTTGCTGTGTATGTTACTCTGTTGAGTTATAGAAAATTGGGGTTGATTTGTAGAAATCAAATGTTGATTGTCATTCTTTTGGTTTGGCCTATGGCGATTTTGACAATGTATTCGAGGGTGTATTTGGGATATCATACTGTTGCACAGGTGTTTGCTGGTGCTGCTTTGGGAACTGTGCTTGGTGGGGGTTGGTTTTGGATTGTTAACAATGTGTTGAGTGGTTTTTTCCCTGCTATTGAAGAGAGTGCTCTTGGGAGGTTTCTTTATGTTAAGGATACTTCTCATATACCTAATGTTTTGAGATTTGAGTATGAGAATGCAAGGTCTGCAAGGAAACACCCGTCCTACAAGCGTGCTGATTGA
- the LOC132630092 gene encoding mitochondrial import inner membrane translocase subunit TIM14-2-like isoform X1, with protein sequence MVAPLIAGLAIAAVAYGSRYGVQAWQAFKARPPSVRMHKFYEGGFQPKMNRREAALILGVRESVQADKVREAHRKVMVANHPDAGGSHYLASKINEAKDTLLGQTKSSGSVF encoded by the exons ATG GTCGCACCATTGATAGCAGGACTGGCTATAGCTGCTGTtgcatatggttcaaggtatggAGTCCAGGCATGGCAAGCATTCAAGGCGAGACCTCCCTCTGTAAGAATGCACAAGTTTTATGAAGGAGGTTTTCAGCCTAAGATGAACAGGAGGGAAGCAGCTCTCATACTTGGAGTCAG GGAAAGTGTTCAAGCAGATAAAGTGAGGGAAGCACATAGGAAGGTGATGGTAGCTAACCATCCAGATGCAGGAGGTAGTCACTACCTTGCTTCTAAAATAAACGAAGCGAAAGACACTTTGCTTGGACAGACGAAGAGCAGTGGATCCGTATTCTAG
- the LOC132630092 gene encoding mitochondrial import inner membrane translocase subunit TIM14-1-like isoform X3, whose product MVAPLIAGLAIAAVAYGSRYGVQAWQAFKARPPSVRMHKFYEGGFQPKMNRREAALILGVSVQADKVREAHRKVMVANHPDAGGSHYLASKINEAKDTLLGQTKSSGSVF is encoded by the exons ATG GTCGCACCATTGATAGCAGGACTGGCTATAGCTGCTGTtgcatatggttcaaggtatggAGTCCAGGCATGGCAAGCATTCAAGGCGAGACCTCCCTCTGTAAGAATGCACAAGTTTTATGAAGGAGGTTTTCAGCCTAAGATGAACAGGAGGGAAGCAGCTCTCATACTTGGAGTCAG TGTTCAAGCAGATAAAGTGAGGGAAGCACATAGGAAGGTGATGGTAGCTAACCATCCAGATGCAGGAGGTAGTCACTACCTTGCTTCTAAAATAAACGAAGCGAAAGACACTTTGCTTGGACAGACGAAGAGCAGTGGATCCGTATTCTAG
- the LOC132630092 gene encoding mitochondrial import inner membrane translocase subunit TIM14-1-like isoform X4 produces the protein MVAPLIAGLAIAAVAYGSRYGVQAWQAFKARPPSVRMHKFYEGGFQPKMNRREAALILGVRQAPVKTLLCSLFCIGDVCRGIKWFWKTKKICSSHQRSTIYQIRLKNYVV, from the exons ATG GTCGCACCATTGATAGCAGGACTGGCTATAGCTGCTGTtgcatatggttcaaggtatggAGTCCAGGCATGGCAAGCATTCAAGGCGAGACCTCCCTCTGTAAGAATGCACAAGTTTTATGAAGGAGGTTTTCAGCCTAAGATGAACAGGAGGGAAGCAGCTCTCATACTTGGAGTCAG GCAAGCTCCAGTGAAGACACTTTTATGTAGCCTCTTTTGTATAGGGGATGTGTGCAGAGGAATCAAGTGGTtttggaaaacaaagaaaatttGCAGCAGCCACCAAAGATCGACAATTTATCAAATTAGGCTCAAAAATTATGTAGTATAG